The following is a genomic window from Chitinophaga caseinilytica.
GTGGCAAATCTGTACTCTGCTGATAAAATCCGGCGGCGACAGTTTTTGCGCGTGGTGATGCATGTCTTATGTAAGGGATCGCGATGCTGCCCCACCTGTCCTGCTTCGCTGCCAAACCATTGTCTACAGGGTTTCCGGGCCGTTTATTTTATTATCAAGTCCGCATCCGTCTCTTGCTGTCTACTCATTAACGAATCAATAATACTCGAATAATATTTTCCCTGCAACCTGCTCCATCCTGCCCTCCGTCCTGCACCGTCCTGCATGGAACGCCGGAACAGGCCATGGCAGCCGATCACGAATCAACGTGGGTAGAATTTTTTTTCGGGGGAAGGGAGATTATCGCCACGGGGCATGCGCGCGGTGGCGCGGCCGCAGGGTTCAGCGAAGGAGGAAAAACAGAGGAAATTAATTACGGGACAGCCTGTACGAATGCATCATCCATCCGAAATACTAACGGAAACAATTATACGAATGGCTTACTGCTGCGGGCCGGATTTCACGGCGCCGGGGAGGAAAGGCAGGTAGGATGCGGAAGGATCGGCGCCGGGCGCGTGAACGATGAGGCCGGTACAGAACATTTTCTGGTTGACTTCAAACGTGATCCCTTCCGGCGCGGTCAGTACCCGGATGGTGTCTGCACCTGCACGGTACCAGGCGGTTTGTTTCAGCTCGAAGCTGCGGGTGAGATCGGCCAGCGCGGCGCCGGTGCCGGCGTTCCCGGAAGTGCGGTAAGATGGATCGGTGGTGCGGAACATCCTGATGCGGGCGGTATCGTCTACGCCCATATTGCGCTCGGTGTACAGCGAAGTGAGGGCCCCATGTGTTTTCCAGATGGCCATCGCTTTGCCCATGGCGGCATCGCCGCTGTCGGGCTTTCCCATTTTCGTGAACGCAGGAGCGGCATCGGCGCCCAGTACGAACGCACCTGCGGAAACGCCGGGCTTCACGAGGCTGTCGGCCGGCACAACGTCTGCCGCAACGGAATCTTCCAGCGGGGGAACGGCATCGGCGTTGCTGGTGTCCGGGCCGGCATGGCAGGCGGCCACGAAGGCCATGGCAAAAATGGGAAGCAGGTTTTTCATGAAGGAAATAGCAGCAAGAATCCTGCCATCTCCAGCGTGACTTTCGGCGGAAATCGATGACGGCGGGCCCGTCCGGCAGATGCCGTTCCCCGGTGCGAACAGCTATAACGAATATATCCGCCAATAATTAGTGTATTTCCGGCAAGTGTGCGTCAATCCACGTTCCAGTTTTCCAGATCGTCTACTGGGTTGGGAAGCCGCCCTTCCAGCCATTCCAGGGCATGGGCCGGGGAAAATGCCCGCTCGGCAGATGCGATGATCCAGTACAGGAAATCTTCCGGTCCTCCATTCAAGTACGGCGGCGCGGACACGGGGTAGAACCGGGTCGGCAGCCGTTCATCGACCGACAGCCAATTGCATACATGCCCCAGTTCCTGCACTACATTCCAGGCCAGATCGTGCCTGACGTCCAGCGAAAATTTGATCCACCACGTGCCGTCACCTTCGGTACCGCTGGCGATTTCAGGGCGTACGGCAGGTATTCTTTTCATGAAATCCAGAAGCGTTTGCATAGCTGTGCAAATGATGAGTTTGCAATGTACGATACGGCTTTTCAACCTACAAACACCCCATCCGTTTCCCGGCTGCTGTAAAACCCCGTTTCAGGCAGGTTATCCTCCATTTGGGGGTTTGGCGTTTTCCATCCACGGCCCAACCCGGTAACTTCGCAAACGGAACCAAGCAATAACCCCTATGATCCGCTATGCAATCTGGGCATTAGCCCTCATCACCCTTGCAGCCTGCAAGAAAAAGTCTTCGACCGAAGCCCCCGGCCCCGGGACCCCGCCTCCGGCCGTCACAGGCAAACCCTTTACAACGTCCAAAGGCGCCGTTGCCGGCAACCCCACCACCGCCGTGATCAACGCCGCGGGAGGCAACCTCCATTCGCCGGGATCCGATATCTCCGTAAGCGTGCCCGCCGGCGCCGTAACCGGGAACCAGACCTTCAGCATCCAGGCTGTGTCTAACACCCTCCGGCCCGACAAACCACTGACCGCCTTCCGGCTCCTGCCCGAAGGCGTCAATTTCCAGCAACCCGTGACCGTGACGCTCCGCTACGACGACTTCGACCTTACCGACGGTGCCGAAGAGATGCTCATGCTCGCCTGGCAAGACAACAACGGCACCTGGCACCCGCTGCCCACCACGCTCAACAAAACGAACCACACCGTTTCCGCGAACGTGACGCACTTCTGCGACATCGCGTTCTACGAACAGTTCGAGCTGTTTGCCGCCAAAACCCGCGTGAAAGCAGGCGAAGAACTCCAATTCCGCCTGGGTGTGCAGGAAATCAGCGTCAACCAGGATTCCCTGCTGGCGCCGTTGCAGCACCGGATCGACGATAACGGCTTCGGCCGCGCCGTGGCCAGCAATTATTCCATGCTGCACGACAAATACGCCGCCCGCGCCACCGGCTGGAAAGTATCCAGCGGGCCGGGTGAGATCACCGTGCAGAAAAACCCCTTCAACCTCGACGGAAACGCCGTTTACAAAGCCCCCGCCACCGTAAACACCATCACCAACGCCGAAGTGGAAGTGACGCTGGAAGGGCTCCTCGGGCTGAAAGACCCCGCCGCGCCCAACGGCACCCGCAAACCCGAAAAGCTGGTGCTCCGCAAAAAATTCGAAGTGGAGCCCACCGGCAACGCCACCTTCATGAAAATCGAGGTCGATTACGAACAGGTAGCTCTCCACGCCCCGCAGGAACCCATGTACGCAGTGTGGGACGATGGCGAAGTGGCGGTTTTCGAGACCGGTGCGCCCAATAGCGTAAACTGCAAACTCGTGCTCACCAAGCCCCTTGCAGGAAGCTGGCCCTGCGGCGCCGTGGCAGGCAATGCCACAGAAGCTTCCGTGGAACTGCATTTCGACGCCACCCGGTTTGCGCTGTCGAGATATTGCAAGAAGACAGGCGGCGTCAGCACGGAACAATATTCCACCGGTAAATTGACGATCACCAAAGTCGGCAATGCGGGTGAACCCATTGAGGGCGTTTTCGAAGGGAAAGTGTATCAATCTATTAGTCCCACCGAATGCGCCTTCCAGGTGTTCCATCTGAAAGTGACGTTCCGCTTTTTGCGGTTTGCGTGATGTGAATGGTATTCGAATAGACGGCGGCTCCCGGTACGGGAGCCGTTTTTCGTTCCGGATGGTTTAACTTTAAGACAAATCGCGGTCACCATGCAACAGAATAAATACGACGATCCTGCATTTTTCCTCGAATACAGCCAGATGCCCCGTTCCGTTCACGGGCTCAACGCCGCGGGCGAATGGAGCGTTTTCCGCCGGATGCTGCCAGACCTGGAAGGGGCGCATGTGCTCGATCTCGGATGCGGGTTCGGATGGCATTGCCGGTACGTGCGGGAACAGGGCGCGGCTATGGTGACGGGGGTGGATATTTCGGAAAAGATGCTGGAAAAAGCCCGTCAAACCACCAACGACGCCGCCATTCAATATCTCCGGATGCCGATCGAAGACATCGGGTTTCCGGCGAACAGCTTCGAAGTGGTCTTCAGCTCGCTGGCATTGCATTATGTGGGGCCTTACACGGAAGTCTGCCGCAAGGTATTCAACTGCCTCAAGCCAGGCGGTGCATTCGTTTTCTCCTGCGAACATCCCGTGTTTACTGCGCTGCCGCAGCAGGACTGGTTCACGGACGACAACGGCGACCGGCTCCATTGGCCTTTAGACCGCTACCAGGACCAGGGCCTCCGCGAAACATCGTTCCTGGGCCATTCCGTCGTCAAATACCACCGCACCCTCGAAACGCTCCTGAACGGTTTGACGAACGCCGGTTTCCGGATACAATCCATCGCCGAGCCGCAGCCCGCGGCAGACGTCATCGCCCAATACCCCGAAATGATCGACGAAACCCGCCGGCCCATCTTCCTCCTCGTTTCCGCACAAAAACCCGGATAATGTGTTGCCCTTTTTACGGACCGGCGTATGCGTTTGCGACAAATAGGGTCACGTCCTAAAATAGGTTTACAGTATAGATACAGTAGGGACTTAGTAGGGATACCGTACTGTAACCGTACTGGAACAGTACCAGCTTCACATATTTATGCAGCGGCCTGCAGTTCGTCAATTCACAGCTGCCGGTGGTCAATCGGCGGAAACACCCAAACTTACGCTCCATTAAGTTTGTGGTAAATCCTCCCACAT
Proteins encoded in this region:
- a CDS encoding class I SAM-dependent methyltransferase, translating into MQQNKYDDPAFFLEYSQMPRSVHGLNAAGEWSVFRRMLPDLEGAHVLDLGCGFGWHCRYVREQGAAMVTGVDISEKMLEKARQTTNDAAIQYLRMPIEDIGFPANSFEVVFSSLALHYVGPYTEVCRKVFNCLKPGGAFVFSCEHPVFTALPQQDWFTDDNGDRLHWPLDRYQDQGLRETSFLGHSVVKYHRTLETLLNGLTNAGFRIQSIAEPQPAADVIAQYPEMIDETRRPIFLLVSAQKPG